gtgtgtgtgtgtgtgtgtgtgtgtgtgtgagtgtgtgtgtgtgtgtgtagtataataattatataataatgttGCAGGGTGCTGAGACGTCTCACAACAACCTGCCGTTTCCCTACAAGTTCTACAGTCGCATAAGGAAACACACGGTaactacctgtctgtctctctgtctgtctctctgtctctctacctgtccgtctctctgtctttctacctgtctgtctctctacctgtctctctacctgtctgtctctctgtctccctacctgtccgtctctctgtctttctacctgtctgtctctctacctgtctgtctgacctgtctgtctctctgtctgtctgtctctctgtctttctacctgtctgtctctctacctgtctgtccgtctctctacctgtctgtctgacctgtctgtctctctacctgtctgtccgtctctctacctgtctgtctgacctgtctgtctctctacctgtctgtctgacctgtctgtccgtctctctacctgtctgtccgtctctctacctgcctgtctaacctgtccgtctctctacctgtctgtccgtctctctacctgtctgtctgacctgtctgtctgacctgtccgtctctctacctgtctgtctgtctaacctgtccgtctctctacctgtctgcctgtcaacctgtctgtctttctacctgtctgtctctccaggTGGAGTCCCAGCTGATTTTCATCAGAGACAGTCTGGAGCTGATTGAAGATCTCTATCACCATAACAACCGCTCCTCCGTCGCCTGGGATACGAAAAAGACGGACGAGTTCCTGATGACGGTGTACAGACAGAGGGACGAGATCTCCCACTGTGTGAGTAGATATttcatgttatatattataatatatacaatagTATACcgttatatatattataatatatacaatattatacattatatatattataatatatataatattatacattatatatatattaataaatataatattataagttatatattttatgatatataatattataaattttgtatattataataaatataatattatacattatatatattatatattcataattagggctgggcaagttaacgtgTTATTAACGGGACAACCTGACAGTTGTATGTATTGACGTGAGTATTTGTGCAGATCTTGACGAGGAGGAGAACCGGACAATGGCTGAAGAACTACTACAAGACACTTAAGAGTACTCTGGATGACATGGTGAGAATAGTGCAGTACTGACAGGAGGTAGTAGTACTGAGTGAATACGTACTGCAGTAATGACTGAAAGTAGTAGTACTGAGAGAACTGTATTGTGTTTCCAGGGAGGCAGCAGTGCATCCTGGGAGATGATCCGGAATGTGACTGACGACCACCTGTACCGGCTGAACCTGCTGGTCCACTTCATgttgaaaaagcagaagaaCTGAGACCACTATGCCCCCCCCAACATGGACCCGGCAGGACTGAGACCATTGTCTCCCCCCCAACCACCCTAACATGGACCCGGCAGGACCAACACCAAGGCCTTGAACCCCGAACATGGACCCGGCTGGACCAACACCAAGacctccccccccaaaaaaatatgGACACTGtttctcttatttatttatttatttatttattcattcatttataatgtttctatttatgaacttaaatatttatttttgtatattcaGACTGATTTGACTTAAAAACCTTTTGATAACTGACAATAAAGAACCTTCATCTTGatagtattttgtgtttttaacggTACACACAGTATCTGAAATGGTCCAGTACTCAGTCGTACTGAGCACTTCTGATTCATTCCACTGGGACAAGTTCCCCGGGCTCCACTGGGACAAGTTCCCCAGGACACTGGGACAAGTTCCCCAGGACACTGGGACAAGTTCCCCAGGGTCCACTGGGACAAGTTCCTAAGGACACCGGGACAAGTTCCGTGGGCTCCACTGGGACAAGTTCCCCGGGGTCCACAGGGACAAGTTCCTAAGGACACTGGGACAAGTTCCGCGGCCTTCACTGGGACAAGTTCCCCGGAACACTGGAACAACCTTTCCGGGCCACTGGGACAAGTTCCCCGGGCCAATTGGAAGCTGGGACAAGTTCCCCAGGTTCCAATGGGACAAGTTCCCCTGGCCACTGGGACAAGTTCCTTGGCCCCACTGGGACAAGTTCCTCAGGCTCCACTGGGACAAGTTCCCCGGGCCAGTGGGACACTAGGACCAGTTCCACGGGCTCCACCAGGACAAGTTCTCCGGGCCACTGGAACACTGGGACAAGTTCCCCTGGCCACTGGGACAAGTTCCTTGGGCCACTGGGTGAAGATCCACGGGCTCCACCAGGACAAGTTCCCCAGGCCACTGGGACAAGTTCCCTGGGTTCCAATGGGACAAGTTCCCTGGGTTCCAATGGGACAAGTTCCACTGGCCACTGGGACAAGTTCCCTGGGCCACTGGGACAAGTTCCTCAGGCTCCTCTGGGACAAGTTCCCCTGGCCGTTGAGACAAGTTCCTTGGCCCCACTGGGACAAGTTCCTCAGGCTCCACTGGGACAAGTTCCCCGGGCCACTGGAACACTGGGACAAGTACCCCTGGCCACTGGGACAAGTTCCTTGGGCCACTGGGACAAGATCCACGGGCTCCACAAGGACAAGTTCCCCAGGCCACTGGGACAAGTTCCCTGGGTTCCAATGGGACAAGTTCCACTGGCCACTGGGACAAGTTCCCTGGGCCACTGGGACAAGTTTCTCAGGCTCTTCTGGGACAAGTTCCCCTGGACCCTGTAACACTGGGACAAGCTCTCTGGAGCACTGGGACAAGTTCCCCAGGCCACTGGGAAAAGTTCTCCTGAGCCACTTGAACAAGTTCCCCGGGCCACTGGGACAAGTTCCCTGAACAGCTAGGCCACTGGGACAACTTCCCCGGTTAACGGGGACACTAGAACAAGTTCCACAGGCTCCATTGGGACAAGTTCCCCGGGATACTGGGACATGTTCTCCAGGCCACTGGAACAAGTTCCCCGGGCCACTGTTACCATACCTGGTAACGAGTCTGGACCAGAGTGGACATTAGACGCCTTTAGACGAAGTTCTCTTGACACAATCTCAACATAAACTAAATCAATCTTGCTGACTGTAGAAGTTGGCAACGGGACCTGGAACGTCCACCAGACCAGGCCTTCTTGTGATCAAAACCGCTTGGTAGGTTCCGGAGACGGCGGACCCCAAACCAGAGAACCAGAGAAGCTAGGTAGTGGAGTGGATAATGATAAATTAAAATCGACACCAAAATATCCAAACAAAAGGAGACCTAGAAAAAGGTGAAGGGGGACACCAAGACTAAATCCAGAGGGTAACgaggaaacaagaggcaggtgacataAGGGCAGGggacaggtggaaaacatcaggtaatcacaagggCAGGGGGAATGGGGGAAGACATCCGACAATCACAAGGGCTGGGggacaggtggaagacatcagaaAATCACAAGGGCTGGGGGACAGGTGGAAGAAAGACAATCACAAGGGCAGGggacaggtggaagacatcagacaatcacaagggcaggggacaggtgaaagacatcagacaatcacaagggcTGGGggacaggtggaagacatcagaaAATCACAAGGGCTGGGGACGACATCAGGTAATCAGAATacatcaaaatatcaaaataaaacaggaaacagaagatactgacacagaaaaacagactgtcaaaataaaacaggaaacactaatggagagatgtcagagtggggggggggggtcactttCTTGGATTACATGACTGGTCGCCCTGGTTACCAATATTATACATATCGGGGCAATTTAACAACTTGAATTAACAacttaaatgtactttttttgaaaaatctgAAACTTTATTTAGTGTCAAttgaaacaaagtaaaataaatcaaaaactcAAATACTTAAAGAAAAGGGAAACGAGTTCAGAGcttcattcatttattgatCGTTAATAATTCACACGTTAGAGGAGAATtacagacaggaagtagataAATATCATTcataaaagggacaaaatatctaaaataaatgtttaaccaaataataacatatattaatacataatatatagtatatatactcatacatatgtattaatatatgtatgagtatatatactatatattatgtattaatatAAGTGTGAGTATATATactatgtattatgtattaatatatgtgtgagtatatatactatatattatgtattaatatatgtatgagtatatatactatatattatgtattaatataagtgtgagtatatatactatatattatgtattaatatatgtgtgagtatacatactatatattatgtattaatatatgtatgagtatatatactatatattgtGTATTAATATATGTGTGAGTATATATACTGATATATAATGTATTATGATACATAATATATGAGTTTGTTAGACTTTCCTATTGGTTTGGACTCAAACTCTATTTCATGTCCTTGTGTGTAACTACGGCTCCTAAAAGACGGGGGGCGGGGCTTCTGTCTTCAGCCACATGATTGGACGTAGTTCTCGGGGAAGAAGCCCCTGTTGCCGTGGAGAACCCCCTCGCACCATCCGTCGTCATGGCGTTGCGTCAGGTAGATGATGTCACCGGCGGTGAGAGACAGGTCGTCTGGTTTGGACGCGTCGTAGCTGTACACCGCCACCACTggacaggaaacagagacacagcgtCCATCAGGGGACAGGAAACGGAGACACAGCGTCCATCAGGggacaggaaacagagacacagtgtCCATCaggagacaggaaacagagacacagcgtCCATCaggagacaggaaacagagacacagcgtCCATCaggagacaggaaaca
The sequence above is a segment of the Etheostoma cragini isolate CJK2018 unplaced genomic scaffold, CSU_Ecrag_1.0 ScbMSFa_2617, whole genome shotgun sequence genome. Coding sequences within it:
- the LOC117940493 gene encoding interferon a3-like, whose product is MLQGAETSHNNLPFPYKFYSRIRKHTVESQLIFIRDSLELIEDLYHHNNRSSVAWDTKKTDEFLMTVYRQRDEISHCILTRRRTGQWLKNYYKTLKSTLDDMGGSSASWEMIRNVTDDHLYRLNLLVHFMLKKQKN